The region GGAGTAATAGAAAATTGTTACTCCACAGGAAATGTTTCAGGTATTACATATGTAGGTGGCCTTGTCGGTAACAACAATAGTAGTAAAATAGAAAATTGTTACACATGCGGAAATACCACTGGAAATAATTTAGTGGGTGAGGTTGTAGGATTTGGCTCAGGATCTGAATTTAGAAAAACAGAGATCGAATTAATGACGAAAAAAGATACCTTCAAAGATTGGAATTTTTTAAGTATATGGAGTATTGAGGAAAATATAACTTTTCCTTATTTCAAATGGCAAGATAATATATCACACAATTATTTACCCAAATAGATATTACTCAAAAAAAGGCTACAAAGATGTCAGACTTTTTATCTTATTGTTATTCTAATTGTTAGCCTTAAGATATTGATATAAAATATCTTTTTTTAGTTTCTGGGCTTTTTCTTCTCCTGCCAGATACTTTATTATCTCTATTGCAAAATCTACTGCTAACGCCGGTCCACGTGAGGTAATTATATTTTTATCTCTAACAACTGGTTTTTCTACATATATACCATCCTTCAGTTCATTTTCAAATCCTGGATAAGAAGTTACCTTTTTCCCTTTTATTATTCCAGCTTTTGCAAGAACTATTGGTCCCGCACATATTGCTGCAACTAATTTACTTGATTCGTTCATTTTTTTTACTATATCGATAACTAAATTATTATCTCTTAGTTTTTCTGAGCCAGGCATCCCTCCCGGGATAATAACACCATCATATGAAGATATATCTTTCAATTCATCAATCTTTTTATCTGCTATAACAGTTATTTTATGAGAACCCTTCACTTTGTTATCATTCGTTATTGACACTGTATCAACTTCTATTCCTGCTCTTCTGAGATAATCTACTACTGTTAATGCCTCTACCTCTTCAAATCCTTCAGCTAAAAAAACCAAAGTTTTCATAATACCACCCCCTAGTTTAATAGTAAAGTATTGTTTTGTAGATTCTAATCACCTGTTTTTATCTTCTTCTTTAGTTTGACCTAAAAAGAGAATGAAAGTTCCGCGTTGTACCTAGTTTAAATTGAAAATCTCTGAAAATGAATCCTTTCTAAAATGGGTAGGTTCACAGACATCATATTTCTTTCAATCTTTAATATGTCTTATCCCACTACCAATCGGATGTGTAGTATCCCCTTTGTAACGAGGAATTAAATGTATATGCAAATGAAAAACCGTCTGTCCTGCATCGTATCCAACATTTACCCCAACATTATACCCGCTTGGTTTAAACTGTTCATCTATGATTTTTTTGCATTCATTAATAAGTTGATATAAACGAACTATTTCTTCTTCAGTCGCTTCAAAAAAACTATCAAAGTGTCTTTTTGGAATTACAAGTATATGGCCTTTGCTAACCGGGTGTTTATCGTATATAGCAAAAGCTAATTCATTTTGCACAACTATATTATCTGGATTATCTTTTATATCACAAAAAATACACCGACTCATTAAATCAACTCCTTAACTCATTTTACCACATCAATATAATTATACTATATTTGAAAATTAGCATTATTGACTTTTCAACAAACTTAACGCTTTTTCATAGTCTCTTTTCTTTTCATATGTTGGAACTAAACTTCCTCCTGTAGCCCAGCACATATGACAACAGTTTTCTATATCTGAAAAATAAATTGGACCAAAAAATCCTGCGAAAGCAGAAGGTTCCAAGTATATATTTTCTTCATCAACTGATGCTTTTAAAAATGTGTATAGCCTTTTATCTTCTATTGTAAATACTCCATCAACCACCCTATCCATCATTCTCGTAGCTAGAGAAGAAGCTCTACCAACTGCCAAGCCATCAGCTTCTGTTTTATTATCTAATCCAAAATCGGTTACAGAAATTTTATCAAACAAACCTGTAACTAAAGCAACTAACATTGCTGGGGAATGGGTTGGTTCGGCAAAAAAGCAATGAACATTGTCTCCATAAACAAGCTTCAAACCAAAAGTTATACCTCCAGGAGAACCTCCAACACCACAAGGTAGATATACATACAATGGATGATCTTCGTCAACTCTTACATTTAACTGAGATAATTGTTGTTTAATTCTTATACCTCCAACCGCATATCCTAAAAACAAATCCTTAGAATTTTCATCATCTACAAAATAGCTGTTAGGATCCTCTTTTGAACGTTTCCTTCCTTCTTCTATAGCTACTGAAAAATCCCCATCATACTCAACTACTTCAACTCCTTTACTTCTTAGAAGTTCTTTTTTCCATTGCTTTGCATCTTGAGACATATGTACGATTACCCTAAAACCTATTTTGGCGCTTATAATACCTATACTTAAAGCCAAGTTTCCTGTACTTCCAACTTGCACTGTATAATTTGAAAAGAACTTTTTGTACCTTTCTTCCGATAAAACACTATAATCATCTTCAATAGAAAGCATACTATTTTCTATAGCTAACTTCTCGGCGTGTTTTAACACTTCATATATTCCACCTCTTGCTTTGATTGACCCAGCTATTGGAAGCAAATCGTCTCTTTTTAGAAATAGTTTACCTTTTATTTTTCTTGAATAATCGCATTCAAGCCTCTTCTTCATATTATTAATTTCATAAATTGGAGATTCTATAATGCCGTTCCTAACTTCTGGAAACTCTTTTCTAATATATGGTG is a window of Defluviitoga tunisiensis DNA encoding:
- a CDS encoding D-serine ammonia-lyase codes for the protein MNNVFKSREDPILISKIKSSEEVLWINDNKKEFNEILDDLPISYEDVIDAEARLQRFAPYIRKEFPEVRNGIIESPIYEINNMKKRLECDYSRKIKGKLFLKRDDLLPIAGSIKARGGIYEVLKHAEKLAIENSMLSIEDDYSVLSEERYKKFFSNYTVQVGSTGNLALSIGIISAKIGFRVIVHMSQDAKQWKKELLRSKGVEVVEYDGDFSVAIEEGRKRSKEDPNSYFVDDENSKDLFLGYAVGGIRIKQQLSQLNVRVDEDHPLYVYLPCGVGGSPGGITFGLKLVYGDNVHCFFAEPTHSPAMLVALVTGLFDKISVTDFGLDNKTEADGLAVGRASSLATRMMDRVVDGVFTIEDKRLYTFLKASVDEENIYLEPSAFAGFFGPIYFSDIENCCHMCWATGGSLVPTYEKKRDYEKALSLLKSQ
- a CDS encoding DJ-1 family glyoxalase III; the protein is MMKTLVFLAEGFEEVEALTVVDYLRRAGIEVDTVSITNDNKVKGSHKITVIADKKIDELKDISSYDGVIIPGGMPGSEKLRDNNLVIDIVKKMNESSKLVAAICAGPIVLAKAGIIKGKKVTSYPGFENELKDGIYVEKPVVRDKNIITSRGPALAVDFAIEIIKYLAGEEKAQKLKKDILYQYLKANN
- a CDS encoding HIT family protein, encoding MSRCIFCDIKDNPDNIVVQNELAFAIYDKHPVSKGHILVIPKRHFDSFFEATEEEIVRLYQLINECKKIIDEQFKPSGYNVGVNVGYDAGQTVFHLHIHLIPRYKGDTTHPIGSGIRHIKD